In Leptospira sp. WS58.C1, a single genomic region encodes these proteins:
- a CDS encoding histidine phosphatase family protein encodes MKKSLCLLRHPSLPAEYGGRYLGRKEVSLSEKGVQEAERIKEKIQEKFRKGIVYSSPTKQCKETLETLEFPKEIQAGFREELQELDFGEWEGRSFSELAELNPEDLKKFADFSPAFRFPKGESLNEFQTRAKGFKDHILSSPDRSVFILSHGGILSILLCSFLDLPFSFYTKFRISPSTLVYLDIFRNGQAVLTDLIRVSSTRRSEWPG; translated from the coding sequence ATGAAAAAATCATTATGTTTACTAAGACACCCCAGTCTTCCTGCGGAATATGGTGGAAGATATTTAGGCAGAAAAGAAGTCTCCCTATCCGAAAAAGGGGTCCAAGAAGCAGAAAGGATAAAGGAAAAGATCCAAGAGAAATTCCGGAAAGGAATAGTATATTCAAGCCCTACAAAACAATGTAAGGAAACTCTTGAAACATTAGAATTCCCTAAAGAGATCCAGGCAGGATTCAGAGAAGAATTACAAGAATTGGATTTCGGAGAATGGGAAGGTAGATCTTTTTCGGAGCTTGCAGAATTAAATCCTGAAGATTTAAAAAAATTCGCGGACTTCTCCCCTGCTTTTCGATTCCCTAAAGGAGAAAGTTTAAACGAATTCCAAACAAGAGCGAAAGGATTTAAGGATCATATTCTATCTTCTCCCGATCGTTCCGTTTTTATTTTAAGTCATGGCGGAATTCTCTCTATTCTACTCTGTTCATTTTTAGATCTTCCTTTTTCGTTTTATACAAAATTCAGAATATCTCCTTCTACTCTTGTTTATTTAGATATATTCCGAAATGGTCAGGCAGTTCTAACCGATCTGATCCGAGTCTCTTCCACAAGGAGATCAGAATGGCCGGGATAA
- a CDS encoding adenosylcobinamide amidohydrolase → MSLFQEDQIGVSETWLELQLSKPHSSLSWAVVGGGYLTTNKVYWLKVSNADLSPEIIPEEYYRNRLIEKGEKEEILGFMTSASLFDYSVSEKSMDGLHVRSIATVGLGNAVRVGHFLKQNKKIGTINILVQTSEALTVSASIEAVSIASEARTLAVLESEIRLQNENNLATGTGTDCIGVISPIGPNGIDYVGKHTVFGHLIGASSYEAVTQGILKWKIGKNLSYLRSLDI, encoded by the coding sequence TTGAGCTTATTTCAAGAAGATCAGATCGGAGTCTCCGAAACCTGGTTGGAACTCCAACTTTCAAAACCTCATTCTTCTTTAAGCTGGGCAGTCGTGGGAGGAGGATACTTAACCACAAACAAGGTCTATTGGTTAAAAGTCTCCAATGCGGATCTAAGCCCTGAAATTATTCCGGAAGAATATTATAGAAATCGATTAATCGAGAAGGGAGAAAAAGAGGAAATTTTAGGCTTTATGACAAGCGCATCTCTCTTCGACTACTCCGTATCCGAAAAAAGTATGGATGGTTTGCACGTTAGATCCATTGCAACGGTAGGCCTAGGAAATGCAGTTAGAGTCGGACATTTCCTCAAACAAAACAAAAAAATTGGGACAATCAACATTCTCGTTCAAACTTCCGAAGCTCTCACCGTCTCCGCAAGCATAGAAGCAGTCTCAATTGCGTCCGAAGCAAGGACCTTAGCGGTTTTAGAATCAGAGATCCGTTTGCAAAACGAAAACAATCTTGCGACCGGCACAGGAACCGACTGTATCGGCGTCATTTCTCCTATTGGACCAAACGGAATAGACTATGTAGGAAAACATACGGTCTTTGGACATTTGATCGGGGCCAGTTCCTACGAAGCGGTCACTCAAGGTATCCTAAAATGGAAAATAGGAAAAAATCTCTCTTATTTAAGATCGTTAGATATATGA